A genomic window from Micromonospora ferruginea includes:
- the trmB gene encoding tRNA (guanosine(46)-N7)-methyltransferase TrmB produces the protein MTTTDVPAARIRTFHPRRGRMSDRQRDALTRLWPAYGLEIAALDGSCDPAALFGRRAPLVLEIGSGMGDATAAMAAADPSRHYLAVEVHTPGIANLLELVERHRLANVRVAEGDALDLVRAMPEGCLDAVHVYFPDPWPKTRHHKRRIIQPAHVALLRSRLAPGGTLHCATDWAEYAESMRETLTADPELVDVHGGYAPRPAHRPVTKFERRAQTAGREVFDLIHRRR, from the coding sequence GTGACCACCACCGACGTTCCCGCCGCCCGCATCCGCACCTTCCATCCGCGTCGCGGGCGGATGAGCGACCGGCAGCGCGACGCGCTGACCCGGCTCTGGCCCGCGTACGGCCTGGAGATCGCCGCCCTCGACGGGTCGTGCGATCCGGCGGCGCTGTTCGGACGGCGGGCGCCGCTGGTGCTGGAGATCGGCTCCGGCATGGGCGACGCCACCGCCGCCATGGCGGCGGCCGACCCGAGCCGACACTATCTGGCGGTCGAGGTGCACACGCCGGGAATCGCCAACCTGCTGGAGCTGGTGGAGCGGCACCGGCTGGCGAACGTACGGGTCGCCGAGGGCGACGCGTTGGACCTGGTCCGGGCCATGCCGGAGGGGTGCCTGGACGCGGTGCACGTCTACTTCCCGGACCCGTGGCCGAAGACCCGGCACCACAAGCGGCGGATCATCCAGCCGGCGCACGTGGCGTTGCTGCGATCCCGGCTGGCGCCCGGTGGCACGCTGCACTGCGCCACCGACTGGGCCGAGTACGCGGAGTCGATGCGCGAGACGCTGACCGCCGACCCGGAGCTGGTCGACGTGCACGGCGGCTACGCGCCCCGGCCGGCGCACCGGCCGGTGACCAAGTTCGAGCGGCGCGCGCAGACCGCGGGCCGGGAGGTCTTCGACCTGATCCACCGGCGGCGCTGA